One window of Saprospiraceae bacterium genomic DNA carries:
- a CDS encoding zinc-binding dehydrogenase — MRAIQLVSENEGLQLVDWPLPDQKDSCKIIRVSHAAINHRDLWISKGRYAGIKYPVILGSDLSGYDDENRRVLVNPGFYWGDDPRVQAKSFQILGLPENGCFAEYVSVPEPYIYMAPEHLSDIELAALPLAGITAYRALVSKCKPQQGENLLITGIGGGVALQILQFALALKLNVYVSSSDDLKIDQAIQIGALGGVNYTNSEWDSELMELTGGFDMIIDSAGGDSFSKFPRLCKPAARITLYGGTNGIISNLSPQQLFWKQISIFGSTMGSQSEFSNMLDFINENKIVPIVDSVYNMADFNSAFKRMESKQQFGKIVLNISR, encoded by the coding sequence ATGAGAGCTATACAACTTGTATCAGAAAATGAAGGATTGCAATTGGTAGATTGGCCATTGCCCGATCAGAAAGATTCTTGTAAGATCATTCGGGTCAGTCATGCCGCCATAAATCACAGGGATTTATGGATTAGTAAAGGCCGGTATGCCGGAATCAAGTATCCGGTTATCCTCGGTTCAGATCTGAGTGGATATGACGATGAGAACCGTCGGGTTCTAGTCAATCCAGGTTTTTATTGGGGAGATGATCCTCGCGTTCAAGCCAAATCATTTCAAATATTAGGCTTGCCTGAAAATGGATGCTTTGCAGAATATGTTTCAGTTCCTGAACCTTATATTTATATGGCTCCTGAGCATTTGAGTGACATTGAACTTGCTGCCTTGCCCTTAGCAGGGATTACTGCTTATAGAGCATTGGTATCAAAATGCAAACCACAACAAGGTGAAAATTTACTGATTACGGGAATTGGAGGAGGAGTCGCATTGCAAATTTTACAATTTGCATTGGCTTTGAAATTGAATGTTTATGTAAGCTCTTCTGATGATCTTAAAATTGACCAAGCTATCCAAATCGGTGCCCTCGGGGGTGTTAATTATACAAATTCTGAATGGGATTCAGAACTAATGGAATTAACTGGTGGATTTGATATGATAATTGACAGTGCAGGTGGGGACTCGTTTTCAAAATTTCCCCGATTATGTAAACCCGCAGCACGGATTACTTTATATGGTGGCACCAATGGGATTATTTCAAATTTGAGTCCACAACAATTGTTTTGGAAGCAGATTTCTATTTTTGGTTCAACCATGGGAAGTCAATCTGAGTTTTCAAATATGTTGGATTTTATTAATGAAAATAAAATTGTTCCAATCGTTGATAGTGTTTATAATATGGCAGATTTTAATTCCGCTTTTAAGCGCATGGAATCCAAACAACAATTTGGAAAGATCGTATTGAATATATCCAGATGA
- a CDS encoding metallophosphoesterase family protein, translating into MKQIGLLSDTHSFLDPKIFKYFKDCDEIWHAGDIGSIDVLNELIRFKPLRAVFGNIDGTEIRMNSSEIQLFEIENFNVLMIHIAGPFSKYKPELRNELKLHKPDILICGHSHILKIANDPVYHTLYINPGACGKSGFHKVRTIVRFTLDNKNIRNMEVIELHND; encoded by the coding sequence ATGAAGCAGATTGGCTTGCTTTCAGATACCCATTCTTTTTTGGATCCAAAAATTTTCAAATACTTTAAGGATTGTGATGAGATTTGGCATGCGGGTGACATTGGTTCAATTGATGTGTTGAATGAATTGATCCGATTCAAACCATTGCGTGCAGTATTTGGGAACATTGACGGTACCGAAATCAGGATGAATAGTTCTGAAATTCAATTGTTTGAAATTGAAAATTTCAACGTACTGATGATTCATATTGCAGGGCCTTTTTCAAAATACAAACCAGAACTACGGAATGAATTGAAATTGCATAAGCCTGATATATTAATATGTGGCCATTCACATATTCTAAAAATCGCAAATGATCCAGTATATCATACGCTTTATATTAATCCCGGTGCATGTGGGAAATCTGGGTTTCATAAAGTAAGAACGATTGTCCGATTTACATTAGACAATAAAAACATCCGCAATATGGAAGTTATTGAATTACACAACGATTAA
- a CDS encoding aminotransferase class I/II-fold pyridoxal phosphate-dependent enzyme: MESINFKHLESLCASEAKIQTSTPAHKIPIVASSAFKFNSIEEGIEIFKNQPGEHVYTRYGNPTVEAVAQKIADLEAFGLNLPAFGLLTSSGMAAINLTIQTLLNPGDRIITQGNLYGGTTELFLKIFGKQQIETIISDFTNLEELQNLKATDPKSNTLVYIETPANPTLQCFNLEEIGQACQNLGYYFVVDNTFATPILQQPLRFHADVVVHSTTKYLHGHGTSTGGAIITRDRNLHKQIWETLKLTGSNSNPFDAWMINIGLKTLSLRMLKQSENAFQLATKLEQLPKIKRVFYPGLPSNKSHVLASKQMKAYGAIVSFEVGDTLEEAIRFCNALKHCAIAPSLGETDTMILHPATMSHLKIPVEQRLKYDIKDSLIRFSIGLEHVDDILADIEQALIVV; this comes from the coding sequence ATGGAATCTATTAATTTCAAGCATTTAGAGAGCCTTTGCGCTTCAGAGGCAAAAATACAAACAAGCACGCCAGCTCACAAAATTCCAATTGTTGCAAGTTCGGCATTTAAATTCAATTCCATTGAAGAAGGAATAGAAATTTTTAAAAATCAACCTGGTGAACATGTGTATACCCGGTATGGCAATCCCACAGTTGAAGCGGTAGCTCAAAAAATTGCCGATTTAGAGGCCTTCGGATTAAACCTGCCTGCTTTTGGATTGCTCACGAGTAGCGGTATGGCTGCTATAAATTTAACAATCCAAACTCTGTTAAATCCAGGCGATCGAATTATTACACAGGGTAATTTATACGGAGGCACAACGGAATTGTTTTTAAAGATCTTTGGAAAACAACAAATCGAAACAATTATTTCAGATTTTACAAATCTGGAGGAACTTCAGAATTTAAAAGCAACAGATCCAAAAAGCAACACATTGGTTTATATTGAAACCCCTGCCAATCCGACCCTCCAATGTTTTAATTTGGAAGAAATTGGTCAAGCCTGTCAAAACCTTGGCTATTATTTTGTTGTGGACAATACCTTTGCCACACCAATACTTCAGCAACCCTTGCGATTTCATGCGGATGTAGTTGTACATTCTACCACTAAATACCTGCATGGACATGGCACATCTACTGGGGGAGCTATCATTACCAGAGATCGCAATTTGCACAAACAAATTTGGGAAACTTTAAAACTTACAGGAAGTAATTCAAATCCCTTTGACGCCTGGATGATCAATATCGGATTAAAGACATTGAGTCTTCGAATGTTAAAACAATCTGAAAATGCTTTTCAATTAGCCACAAAACTGGAACAACTCCCAAAAATAAAACGGGTATTTTATCCGGGCTTACCTTCTAATAAAAGTCACGTTCTGGCTTCAAAACAAATGAAGGCTTATGGTGCCATTGTAAGTTTTGAAGTTGGAGATACACTTGAAGAAGCCATTCGTTTTTGCAATGCTTTAAAACATTGCGCCATAGCGCCTTCTCTTGGGGAAACGGATACAATGATTTTACATCCTGCAACAATGAGTCATCTTAAAATTCCTGTTGAACAACGTTTAAAATACGATATCAAAGATTCATTGATTCGATTCTCCATTGGATTGGAGCATGTCGATGATATCCTAGCAGATATTGAACAGGCATTAATCGTTGTGTAA
- a CDS encoding RluA family pseudouridine synthase, translating to MSEVTEIFELNDDESLDEITIEVDKGQSSIRLDHFLVTRLPKVSRNRIQNAISAGLVLINGKIIKPSYKISGSESILLRIPKVQDHSEIIPEDIPLDVIYEDPDLMVINKKPEMIVHPAQGVYSGTLVNALAYYFQQQKDPNAAVEKERFGLVHRIDKETSGLLVVAKSDFVHTHLAKQFFNHTIEREYLALVWGEPNPPQGRIEANIGRDPAHRQRQFVFADGLSGKVASTNYELVEGYYYTSLVKCKLETGRTHQIRVHMKYIGHPLFNDEKYGGDTILKGTVFNKYKQFVLNCYKLLPRFPLHARSLGFIHPVTSKKMFFELDLPDDFKLLLDKWRNYTNSRKELVEVDE from the coding sequence ATGAGTGAAGTAACTGAAATATTTGAATTAAATGATGACGAAAGCCTGGATGAAATAACCATTGAAGTTGATAAGGGCCAATCCAGTATCCGTCTGGATCATTTTTTAGTAACCCGATTGCCAAAAGTATCCAGAAACCGCATTCAAAATGCCATCTCAGCCGGACTTGTTTTAATAAATGGAAAAATAATTAAGCCAAGTTATAAAATATCGGGTTCTGAATCCATATTATTAAGGATACCCAAAGTTCAGGATCATTCGGAAATCATTCCGGAAGATATTCCTCTCGATGTGATTTATGAAGATCCTGATTTGATGGTCATCAATAAGAAACCTGAAATGATCGTTCATCCAGCACAAGGAGTTTATAGCGGAACCCTGGTAAACGCATTGGCATATTATTTTCAGCAGCAAAAAGATCCGAATGCAGCTGTTGAGAAGGAACGATTTGGCTTGGTGCATCGAATTGATAAAGAAACTTCTGGATTGTTGGTAGTTGCAAAATCAGATTTTGTACATACGCATCTCGCAAAACAATTTTTTAATCATACCATTGAAAGGGAATATTTAGCACTGGTTTGGGGCGAACCCAATCCACCGCAGGGGAGAATTGAAGCCAACATTGGCCGCGACCCAGCTCACAGACAACGTCAATTTGTTTTTGCAGATGGATTGTCAGGTAAAGTAGCTTCGACAAATTACGAATTGGTGGAAGGATACTATTATACAAGTTTGGTAAAATGCAAACTGGAAACCGGGAGAACCCACCAGATTCGTGTACATATGAAGTACATAGGGCATCCTTTATTTAATGATGAGAAATACGGAGGCGATACTATTTTGAAAGGGACTGTATTCAATAAATATAAGCAATTTGTATTAAACTGTTACAAATTACTTCCAAGATTTCCATTGCATGCAAGAAGTCTGGGATTTATTCATCCAGTAACTTCAAAGAAAATGTTTTTTGAATTGGATCTTCCGGATGACTTTAAATTATTATTGGATAAATGGAGGAATTATACAAATTCCCGAAAAGAATTGGTAGAAGTTGATGAGTAA
- the nth gene encoding endonuclease III: MPRISAKEKANQIQSILDELFPHPEIPLVHQDAYTLLIAVLLSAQCTDLRVNMVTPELFKLADNPYTMAKIPVEVIQDIVRPCGLSAAKSKAISSLSNILIKDYSGKVPTSFEQLEALPGVGHKTASVVMCQAFGIPAFPVDTHIHRLAKRWGLSSGKNVNQTEMDLKKCFPMDVWNKIHLQMIYYGRTYCPARGHLLENCKICKLFNPLGKN, translated from the coding sequence ATGCCAAGAATTTCAGCCAAAGAAAAAGCCAATCAAATTCAATCAATTTTGGATGAATTGTTTCCACATCCTGAAATTCCATTAGTACATCAAGACGCTTATACTTTATTGATCGCGGTGTTGCTTTCTGCTCAATGTACCGATTTGCGAGTCAATATGGTAACGCCAGAACTCTTCAAGCTTGCAGATAATCCATATACAATGGCAAAAATTCCTGTTGAAGTAATTCAGGATATTGTAAGACCTTGTGGTTTATCAGCTGCAAAATCCAAAGCGATTTCCAGTTTATCTAATATTTTAATAAAGGATTATTCAGGAAAGGTGCCGACTTCCTTTGAACAGTTAGAAGCATTGCCTGGAGTGGGGCACAAAACAGCTTCAGTAGTTATGTGCCAAGCATTTGGGATTCCTGCTTTTCCGGTTGATACACACATTCACCGACTGGCTAAGCGCTGGGGTCTTAGTAGTGGTAAGAATGTCAACCAAACTGAAATGGATTTAAAAAAATGCTTTCCAATGGATGTCTGGAATAAAATTCATTTACAAATGATTTATTATGGACGAACTTATTGCCCGGCGCGTGGACATTTACTGGAAAATTGTAAAATTTGCAAATTGTTTAATCCCCTTGGTAAAAATTAA
- a CDS encoding BamA/TamA family outer membrane protein translates to MNIHKFIILTGISLLLSACNTSKVLKPDEKLLHANKIQIEGKQTIENKLTLNQQLVTLIKQKPNRNFFLVFPREYLYYKYVIKKKKSNWITNSLAKQSEKPSVLDTALCRATQSNIFNYLYNQGFFNAKSYYTIDTNKFKVNVIYKVNPGQRYYINDVKFIAEDKSIQELLLKNSDASFLTPGEPLDNSLFQNEKARISDLLFNNGFAEFNPVYIQTLDADTVHLKANIILKIINPEGKSSHPRYSVNYISINPAFTPSDSIPPLNILYDSLIFQINPEHRFIRPKAVAAKILFRPGQLSNKSLVDETYNQLSKLGTYRFVNIEAKIDSVDRTKINYNIQLTPSKIWVFDYGSDLNYTSIKTASKTLFGISGFAFLKNRNLFKGAESFTTRFEVGTELNVFKLNDFNSLNIHYSNELSFPSFYDLTGSMHLASWLARPFIHFKNKPDSRTNIVAGLDYENLVQLYQYLSFNTNVSYDWQIKRRKRISLNTIGFSLYLPKTTPYFNEILDSNKFLKNSFIGRRLFTSFLLDNLTFYYQGKIKNKFQNSFIASTNISGFEINLANQLYNISKSRKDTFSFGEYEFSKFYKTEFDYRAYYSLNSKSKLAARFSIGLVTPFGNSSAVPYIKQFYVGGPQSLRAWNIRELGPGNLNLSDSLENRQTYYAAGDFKLESSVEYRFDVIWRLKAALFLDVGNIWLLPKTSTQKGDGFLSTNFLDQIAVGTGFGLRFDLSYFLFRVDIGFKLRNPYLNNENRHWIFSSTYPVSLDNLFENYAIHIALDYPF, encoded by the coding sequence ATGAACATTCACAAATTTATCATATTAACTGGAATCAGTCTATTACTAAGTGCTTGTAATACCAGTAAAGTATTAAAACCTGATGAAAAGCTTTTGCATGCAAATAAAATTCAGATAGAAGGCAAACAAACCATTGAAAACAAACTGACCCTAAATCAACAGTTAGTTACCCTTATAAAACAAAAGCCAAATCGCAACTTTTTTTTAGTGTTTCCACGAGAATATTTATACTATAAATATGTCATTAAAAAGAAAAAATCTAACTGGATTACCAATTCCTTAGCGAAACAAAGTGAAAAACCTTCTGTATTAGATACTGCTCTATGCAGAGCTACCCAATCAAATATTTTTAACTACCTGTATAATCAAGGCTTCTTTAATGCCAAAAGTTATTACACCATTGATACAAATAAATTTAAAGTAAATGTAATTTACAAAGTAAATCCTGGTCAGCGCTATTATATAAATGATGTAAAATTTATTGCAGAGGATAAATCAATTCAGGAGCTCTTACTTAAAAATTCAGATGCAAGTTTTTTAACGCCTGGAGAACCCTTAGACAATAGTCTATTCCAAAATGAAAAAGCCCGTATCAGCGATCTATTATTTAACAATGGTTTTGCCGAGTTTAATCCTGTTTACATTCAAACTTTAGATGCAGATACGGTACACCTAAAAGCAAACATCATTTTAAAAATCATTAATCCTGAAGGAAAAAGTAGCCATCCAAGATATTCCGTTAATTATATTTCAATAAATCCTGCTTTTACACCCAGTGATTCCATACCTCCATTAAATATTCTGTACGATTCGCTAATTTTTCAAATTAACCCAGAACATCGTTTCATAAGACCAAAAGCCGTCGCAGCGAAAATATTATTTCGGCCAGGACAACTTTCTAATAAATCATTGGTTGATGAAACGTATAATCAACTTTCCAAATTAGGCACCTACCGCTTTGTAAATATTGAGGCAAAAATAGATAGCGTTGACCGAACTAAAATAAATTACAACATCCAGTTGACTCCTAGTAAAATTTGGGTTTTTGATTATGGTTCAGATCTAAATTACACTTCCATAAAAACAGCCAGCAAAACACTTTTTGGAATTTCTGGATTTGCATTTTTAAAAAACAGAAATTTATTTAAAGGCGCTGAAAGTTTTACAACCCGTTTTGAAGTAGGCACAGAATTAAATGTATTTAAATTAAACGATTTTAATTCATTGAATATTCATTATAGCAATGAATTGTCATTTCCAAGTTTTTATGATCTTACAGGAAGTATGCATTTGGCGTCTTGGTTGGCTCGACCATTCATTCATTTTAAAAACAAACCTGACAGTCGTACAAATATCGTTGCCGGATTGGATTATGAAAATCTGGTACAATTGTATCAATATTTATCATTCAACACCAATGTAAGTTATGACTGGCAAATAAAACGTCGCAAGCGAATTTCATTGAATACTATAGGTTTTTCGTTATACCTGCCAAAAACAACTCCTTACTTTAATGAAATTCTAGATTCTAATAAATTCCTAAAAAATAGTTTTATCGGAAGGCGTTTATTTACTTCTTTTCTGCTTGATAATCTTACATTTTACTATCAGGGTAAAATCAAAAATAAATTCCAAAATTCATTTATTGCCAGCACAAATATTTCTGGATTTGAAATAAATTTAGCAAATCAACTTTATAATATTTCAAAATCAAGAAAAGACACGTTTTCGTTTGGAGAATATGAATTTTCTAAATTTTATAAAACCGAATTTGATTATCGTGCTTACTATTCACTAAATAGCAAAAGTAAATTGGCCGCACGATTTTCAATTGGACTAGTAACGCCCTTTGGAAATAGTTCGGCAGTACCCTATATCAAACAATTTTATGTCGGTGGCCCTCAAAGTCTTCGTGCGTGGAATATTAGGGAATTAGGTCCCGGCAATTTAAATCTCAGCGACTCTCTTGAAAATCGACAAACATATTATGCTGCCGGTGATTTTAAACTAGAGAGCAGTGTTGAATATCGTTTTGATGTGATCTGGCGACTTAAAGCTGCCTTGTTTTTGGATGTTGGGAATATTTGGCTTCTTCCTAAAACGAGCACTCAAAAAGGAGATGGATTTTTAAGTACTAATTTTTTAGATCAAATAGCTGTAGGCACCGGTTTTGGCTTGCGATTTGACTTAAGCTATTTCTTATTTAGAGTGGATATTGGATTTAAACTTCGCAATCCCTATTTAAACAATGAAAACAGGCACTGGATTTTTTCAAGTACCTATCCTGTAAGCCTGGATAATTTATTTGAAAACTATGCAATTCACATTGCATTAGATTATCCTTTTTAA
- a CDS encoding RNA methyltransferase → MSETHLQAVSTLKTTTEVVVVMKWPDFKHLHQYKEPYILYLDRINDPGNLGTIIRTADWFGLYRIYCSPDSVDVFNNKCVQASMSGVSRVEVIQKSWIELLELHPGILKYAAVLDGDPYTRFEKENLQLICIGNEANGLSEEIIKSCDYKISIPKASDSKSESLNAAIAASILMSWKNV, encoded by the coding sequence TTGTCAGAAACTCATTTGCAAGCGGTTTCAACGCTTAAAACAACCACAGAAGTCGTAGTTGTGATGAAATGGCCGGATTTTAAACATTTACATCAATACAAAGAGCCATATATATTGTATTTGGATCGAATCAACGATCCTGGGAATTTGGGAACCATCATTCGGACGGCGGATTGGTTTGGTTTATACCGGATTTATTGTTCCCCGGATTCGGTTGATGTATTTAATAACAAATGTGTTCAGGCAAGTATGTCTGGAGTCAGTAGGGTAGAAGTCATTCAAAAATCATGGATAGAGTTGCTTGAATTGCATCCTGGGATTTTAAAGTATGCAGCAGTGCTGGATGGTGATCCATATACCCGTTTTGAAAAAGAAAATCTTCAATTAATTTGCATTGGAAATGAAGCCAATGGTCTTTCAGAAGAGATCATTAAATCGTGTGATTATAAGATCAGCATACCCAAAGCAAGTGATTCTAAATCGGAATCTTTAAATGCAGCCATCGCGGCTTCTATTTTAATGTCTTGGAAAAATGTATAA
- a CDS encoding TlpA family protein disulfide reductase has translation MMASQEATESIKVGMPAPDINLPSPKGKSYKLSDLKGKVVLLDFWASWCGPCRRANPHVVEIYNKYKSKGFTVFSVSLDGVDSRTKQQLGSEAQVKEFSNRAKEAWVAAIEKDNLTWDTHVSDLKKWESDPAKIYGVQSIPKTFLIGKDGKIVAVNPRDNLEEEILKVL, from the coding sequence ATGATGGCATCGCAAGAAGCTACCGAATCAATAAAAGTTGGAATGCCTGCACCAGACATCAATCTTCCATCACCAAAAGGAAAATCTTATAAGTTGTCTGATTTAAAAGGCAAAGTAGTTTTGCTTGATTTTTGGGCTAGTTGGTGCGGACCTTGCAGGAGAGCCAATCCACATGTTGTTGAAATATATAATAAATATAAATCAAAAGGATTTACCGTGTTTAGTGTATCGCTTGATGGTGTAGACAGCAGAACCAAACAACAATTAGGATCAGAAGCGCAGGTTAAAGAATTTTCAAATCGTGCCAAAGAAGCTTGGGTAGCCGCTATCGAAAAAGATAATTTAACTTGGGATACTCACGTAAGTGATTTGAAAAAATGGGAAAGCGATCCGGCTAAAATATATGGTGTGCAATCCATTCCTAAAACCTTCCTCATTGGAAAAGATGGAAAAATCGTTGCTGTGAATCCAAGAGATAATCTTGAAGAAGAAATATTAAAAGTGCTTTAA
- a CDS encoding DUF4369 domain-containing protein, which produces MRGQHFSLLFLLLALLSCSQGKQITGDFNNAPDLTVSLDRIGLDNSGTPIDKSEMKGGKFKFSLKESPKPGLYKISMGQQNLIFVLDGTESTIDFNGNFNELGTGKVNVKGSDASDEVFDAIAEFTGSQPTAESVKK; this is translated from the coding sequence ATGAGAGGACAACATTTTTCATTGCTTTTTTTATTGCTTGCTTTGTTATCCTGTAGTCAGGGCAAACAAATCACCGGAGATTTTAATAATGCACCCGATTTAACTGTTAGCCTGGACCGGATTGGCTTAGACAATTCTGGAACTCCAATCGATAAGAGTGAAATGAAAGGCGGCAAATTCAAATTCAGCCTAAAAGAAAGCCCAAAGCCAGGTCTTTATAAAATTTCTATGGGGCAACAAAATTTGATTTTTGTTTTAGACGGCACAGAAAGTACTATTGATTTTAATGGCAACTTTAATGAATTGGGAACCGGCAAAGTGAATGTTAAAGGTTCAGATGCTTCTGATGAGGTGTTTGATGCAATTGCAGAATTTACAGGATCTCAACCCACTGCCGAAAGTGTAAAAAAATAA
- the purL gene encoding phosphoribosylformylglycinamidine synthase subunit PurL: MSSTGLETAKKLGLLDTEYEKIVQVLGREPNFTELSIYSVMWSEHCSYKNSILQLKKLPRKGSRLLVEAGEENAGLVDIGDGLGCAFKIESHNHPSAIEPYQGAATGVGGIHRDIFTMGARPIAALNSLRFGNLHNNHTKQLMKGVVKGIGNYGNSFGVPTVGGEVYFNHCYNQNILVNAMSVGIVEIGKTVSARADGPGNPVFIVGSATGKDGIHGATFASADLTEDSASDLPAVQVGDPFQEKLLLEASLEVIATGQIVGMQDMGAAGITCSTSEMSAKSLTGMRINLDLVPTRQKNMQPFEILLSESQERMLVVCKKGGEKQLLEVFDKWDLECVQIGEVTDTGRLEYFMHGAKIADVPAESLVLGGGAPIYVREAVKPAYFELIDAFENTLIEEPVDLVTVAKTLIASENIASKNWIYEQYDKMVRTGTMTSVQSADAALVRIKGHSQVLCLTTDCNSAYVYLDPHKGGMIAVSECARNISCSGGIPVAITNCLNFGNPYNPEVYWQFEHALKGMGEACLKFDTPVTGGNVSFYNQTVTKDRTEPVFPTPTIGMLGIMEDERFATTLEFKSEGDLIYVLGVQSNFIGYSEYLHIIHGITHAPAPYFDLEEEFLLHKTIQQLIRKSWVQSAHDISEGGLFCCLAESCFSENQKGFFIEIPETNRKDIFLFGENQGRAVLSIKPENKAEFELFLQQNGQKFHYLGEVTKGDLVINEQNFGATRDYFELYSKSISNQF; the protein is encoded by the coding sequence ATGTCTTCAACCGGACTTGAAACCGCAAAAAAGCTAGGCTTACTCGATACCGAATACGAAAAAATTGTTCAGGTCCTAGGGCGTGAACCCAATTTTACAGAATTGAGTATTTATTCTGTAATGTGGTCTGAACATTGTTCGTACAAAAATTCCATTTTACAATTAAAAAAATTACCTCGTAAAGGTTCGCGGCTTTTAGTTGAAGCAGGTGAAGAAAACGCCGGACTCGTTGATATCGGCGATGGATTGGGTTGTGCTTTTAAAATTGAATCCCATAACCATCCTTCTGCCATTGAACCTTACCAGGGGGCAGCAACCGGGGTTGGTGGTATCCATAGGGATATTTTTACCATGGGTGCACGTCCAATTGCCGCTTTAAACTCCCTTCGATTTGGAAATTTGCATAACAATCACACCAAACAATTGATGAAAGGGGTGGTTAAAGGAATTGGCAACTACGGCAATTCTTTTGGAGTTCCAACTGTTGGAGGAGAGGTTTATTTCAATCATTGTTACAATCAAAATATATTGGTCAACGCAATGTCTGTTGGCATCGTTGAAATAGGAAAAACAGTATCTGCACGAGCTGACGGACCTGGAAATCCTGTATTTATAGTAGGCTCTGCCACTGGAAAGGATGGAATTCATGGTGCAACCTTTGCATCAGCAGATTTAACAGAAGACTCGGCTTCCGATTTACCTGCTGTTCAGGTGGGTGACCCCTTTCAAGAAAAACTATTGCTTGAAGCCAGCTTAGAGGTAATTGCCACTGGGCAAATTGTGGGCATGCAGGATATGGGGGCTGCTGGAATCACCTGTTCGACTTCAGAAATGTCAGCCAAAAGCTTGACCGGCATGCGAATCAATTTAGATTTAGTGCCTACCCGTCAAAAAAATATGCAGCCATTCGAAATCCTTTTATCAGAATCACAAGAACGGATGTTGGTAGTATGTAAAAAAGGCGGTGAAAAACAACTCTTGGAGGTATTTGATAAATGGGACTTAGAATGTGTTCAAATAGGAGAAGTCACAGACACTGGACGCCTCGAATACTTTATGCATGGAGCTAAAATTGCGGATGTGCCCGCTGAAAGTCTGGTTTTAGGAGGAGGCGCTCCCATCTATGTTCGAGAGGCTGTCAAACCTGCTTATTTTGAGCTGATCGATGCTTTTGAAAATACCTTGATTGAAGAACCCGTTGATTTAGTCACAGTAGCTAAAACGCTAATCGCTTCTGAAAATATAGCCAGTAAAAACTGGATTTACGAACAGTACGATAAAATGGTGCGTACCGGCACCATGACTTCCGTCCAATCAGCGGATGCTGCATTGGTGCGAATTAAAGGGCATTCTCAGGTTTTGTGCCTGACCACAGATTGTAATTCTGCCTATGTTTATTTGGATCCGCACAAAGGTGGGATGATTGCAGTAAGTGAATGTGCCCGCAACATCAGTTGTTCCGGGGGTATTCCGGTTGCAATTACAAACTGCCTGAATTTTGGAAACCCTTACAATCCAGAGGTTTATTGGCAATTTGAACATGCCTTGAAAGGAATGGGAGAAGCTTGTTTGAAATTCGATACTCCGGTTACAGGGGGCAATGTCAGTTTTTACAATCAAACCGTTACTAAAGATCGTACAGAACCTGTTTTCCCAACTCCAACTATTGGAATGCTGGGAATTATGGAAGACGAACGCTTTGCTACCACGCTTGAATTTAAATCTGAAGGCGACTTAATTTATGTTTTAGGAGTTCAGAGCAATTTCATTGGCTATTCAGAATATTTACACATCATTCATGGGATTACGCATGCTCCGGCGCCCTATTTTGATTTAGAAGAAGAATTTTTACTTCACAAAACGATTCAACAGCTTATTCGCAAATCCTGGGTTCAGTCTGCTCATGATATTTCAGAAGGAGGTCTCTTTTGTTGTTTGGCAGAATCTTGCTTTTCAGAAAACCAAAAAGGTTTTTTCATCGAAATTCCTGAAACCAACCGAAAGGACATCTTCTTGTTTGGTGAAAACCAAGGACGGGCCGTTTTGAGTATAAAACCTGAGAATAAAGCAGAATTTGAGTTATTTTTGCAACAAAATGGACAAAAATTCCATTATTTAGGGGAAGTTACAAAAGGAGACCTGGTAATTAATGAGCAAAATTTTGGCGCTACCCGGGATTACTTTGAACTATACTCTAAATCCATTTCAAATCAGTTTTAA